A part of Haloarchaeobius sp. HME9146 genomic DNA contains:
- a CDS encoding DEAD/DEAH box helicase, which translates to MDVADLPLADRFVDHFHAKGVEELYPPQVEAVEAGVCEGGRVLAAVPTASGKTFVAQLAMLTSDGPALYVVPLRALATEKYDEFCELPDVSVGISTGDFDATDEDLAEHDIVVATSEKVDSAIRNGAAWVEAIDCAVVDEIHLLDADGRGPTLEVTIAKLRRLTPDIQLVGLSATVGNAEEIADWLDAELVHSTWRPVDLKTGVYAEETISFDDGEERDVDTGGDPAAVALARDAVEDGGQCLVFVSSRRAAQGLATDLVDEWFDSAPEVAEELRVSAATDTGMELARCAANAVAFHHAGLSAEHRRLVETAFRDRELKVIVATPTLAAGVNVPARRVVVRDHERYDGSGMEPLPVLEVHQMFGRAGRPHLDPYGEAMLVARDGEADTLRERYIGADPERVTSKLHSEVSLRTHVLSTVASGFADSRAAVLELLDETFYGHQRPGSDLEAVVDDVLDYLESAGMLDRTGGLRATKLGSLVSRVYVDPVTGASVIDALGRAADNPRLTPLTVLELVCDTTDMPELYTRNDEAGRLTDEAMRRESELTKSVMDFDGDFQAWLDVFKTAKMLSDWSEGADADTVAERYGVGPGDVRRIAERAAWLLTATESLAEYIADEGTDVTRVARVIRETRESLVERDV; encoded by the coding sequence ATGGACGTCGCGGACCTGCCCCTCGCCGACCGATTCGTCGACCACTTCCACGCGAAGGGGGTCGAGGAACTCTATCCCCCACAGGTCGAAGCGGTCGAGGCCGGTGTCTGCGAGGGCGGCCGCGTCCTCGCCGCGGTCCCGACCGCCTCCGGGAAGACCTTCGTCGCCCAGCTCGCCATGCTCACGAGCGACGGCCCCGCCCTGTACGTGGTGCCGCTCCGGGCGCTCGCGACCGAGAAGTACGACGAGTTCTGCGAGCTTCCCGATGTCTCGGTCGGCATCTCGACGGGGGACTTCGACGCGACCGACGAGGACCTCGCCGAGCACGACATCGTGGTCGCCACCAGCGAGAAGGTCGACTCCGCGATTCGAAACGGGGCGGCGTGGGTCGAGGCCATCGACTGCGCCGTCGTCGACGAGATACACCTGCTCGACGCCGATGGCAGGGGACCCACGCTGGAGGTCACCATCGCCAAACTCCGCCGGCTCACACCGGACATCCAGCTGGTCGGGCTCTCCGCGACGGTCGGCAACGCCGAAGAGATCGCCGACTGGCTCGACGCCGAACTGGTCCACTCGACCTGGCGACCCGTCGACCTGAAGACCGGCGTGTACGCCGAGGAGACCATCAGCTTCGACGACGGCGAGGAGCGCGACGTGGACACCGGCGGCGACCCCGCTGCCGTGGCGCTGGCCCGCGACGCGGTGGAGGACGGCGGCCAGTGCCTCGTGTTCGTCTCCTCGCGTCGGGCCGCCCAGGGCCTCGCGACCGACCTCGTGGACGAGTGGTTCGATTCTGCGCCAGAGGTCGCCGAGGAGTTGCGGGTCAGCGCCGCCACCGACACCGGGATGGAACTCGCGCGGTGTGCCGCGAACGCGGTCGCGTTCCACCACGCCGGTCTCTCCGCGGAACACCGCCGACTGGTCGAGACCGCGTTCCGCGACCGCGAGCTGAAGGTCATCGTCGCCACGCCCACCCTCGCCGCGGGCGTGAACGTCCCCGCCCGCCGGGTCGTCGTCCGCGACCACGAGCGCTACGACGGCAGTGGGATGGAACCCCTGCCCGTCCTCGAGGTCCACCAGATGTTCGGCCGAGCCGGTCGGCCACACCTCGACCCCTACGGCGAGGCGATGCTGGTCGCCCGCGACGGCGAGGCCGACACGCTCCGTGAGCGCTACATCGGCGCGGACCCCGAGCGCGTCACCTCCAAGCTCCACAGCGAGGTCTCCCTGCGGACTCACGTCCTCTCGACCGTCGCCTCCGGGTTCGCGGACTCCCGGGCCGCTGTCCTCGAACTGCTCGACGAGACGTTCTACGGCCACCAGCGCCCCGGCAGCGACCTCGAGGCCGTCGTCGACGACGTGCTCGACTACCTCGAATCGGCGGGGATGCTCGACCGCACCGGCGGCCTCCGGGCGACCAAACTCGGCTCCCTCGTCTCCCGGGTGTACGTCGACCCCGTCACCGGCGCGTCTGTCATCGACGCCCTGGGTCGGGCGGCCGACAACCCGCGGCTGACCCCCCTCACTGTGCTCGAACTGGTCTGTGACACCACCGACATGCCGGAACTCTACACCCGGAACGACGAGGCCGGTCGGCTCACCGACGAGGCGATGCGCCGCGAGTCCGAGCTCACGAAGTCGGTGATGGACTTCGACGGCGACTTCCAGGCGTGGCTGGACGTGTTCAAGACCGCGAAGATGCTCTCCGACTGGTCGGAAGGGGCGGACGCCGACACGGTCGCGGAACGCTACGGCGTCGGACCCGGCGACGTGCGCCGCATCGCCGAGCGTGCCGCCTGGCTCCTGACGGCGACCGAGTCGCTGGCGGAGTACATCGCCGACGAGGGGACCGACGTGACGCGAGTCGCCCGGGTCATCCGGGAGACGCGCGAATCGCTGGTCGAGCGCGACGTGTGA
- a CDS encoding b(o/a)3-type cytochrome-c oxidase subunit 1, with protein sequence MSAEALQGSTDTHFVDEYPFEAKVTRVCLAIAFGSLLIGGLMGLVQALHRTGALRIMPSQDYYTVLTGHGVLLALVFTTFFICGLFTWGITRSLETPIPNRNITRAWVLLMALGTVLATVAILGGFAGEIPFQADVLFTFYAPLKAHPIFYFGLAAFLVGTWIAGLDWFRTFYVWRQDNPDERVPLQTFMVLTTMLMWYISTFGVAVEVLFFLLPWSLGLFETVDPLLTRTLFWYFGHPVVYFWLMPAYFVWYTILPKLSGGRLFSDPLARVVFILFLILSTPVGFHHQYMDPGIPSGFKFVAMTNTMFLLLPSLLTAFTVVASMEHGARQRGGEGRFGWLRALPWDNPAFAGCALAGLMFAAGGFSGMINAGMNINYLIHNTLWVPGHFHLTVGTAAALTFMAITYWLWPQVTGKRLQFRGVAVAQPFVWFLGMTLMSNAMHRAGLASLPRRTAEPEWGRVTGIAYETPFGTVAEMQLQIAIGAVLLFVSLGMFWLVFAGTWNADREKSKVVVDGFIPEPLSGPSDSPRILDNFKLWTALAIVLILIAYGIPVVDLLADGALTPGSPPINP encoded by the coding sequence ATGAGCGCCGAGGCACTCCAGGGGTCCACCGACACGCACTTCGTCGACGAGTACCCGTTTGAGGCGAAGGTCACCCGGGTCTGCCTGGCCATCGCGTTCGGGTCGCTCCTCATCGGCGGCCTGATGGGGCTGGTGCAGGCGCTCCACCGCACGGGTGCCCTGCGTATCATGCCCTCGCAGGACTACTACACCGTCCTGACGGGCCACGGTGTCCTGCTCGCACTCGTTTTCACGACCTTCTTCATCTGTGGCCTGTTCACCTGGGGCATCACCCGGAGCCTGGAGACGCCCATCCCCAACCGGAACATCACCCGCGCCTGGGTGCTGTTGATGGCGCTCGGGACCGTCCTCGCGACGGTCGCCATCCTTGGCGGCTTCGCGGGCGAGATTCCGTTCCAGGCCGACGTGCTGTTCACGTTCTACGCGCCGCTTAAGGCGCACCCCATCTTCTACTTCGGGCTGGCCGCGTTCCTCGTCGGGACGTGGATCGCCGGCCTCGACTGGTTCCGTACCTTCTACGTCTGGCGGCAGGACAACCCGGACGAGCGCGTCCCGCTCCAGACGTTCATGGTACTCACGACGATGCTGATGTGGTACATCTCGACGTTCGGCGTCGCCGTCGAGGTGCTCTTCTTCCTGCTGCCGTGGTCGCTCGGCCTCTTCGAGACGGTCGACCCGCTGCTGACGCGGACGCTGTTCTGGTACTTCGGACACCCGGTCGTGTACTTCTGGCTGATGCCCGCGTACTTCGTCTGGTACACCATCCTGCCGAAGCTCTCGGGCGGCCGGCTGTTCAGCGACCCGCTGGCCCGCGTCGTGTTCATCCTGTTCCTCATCCTCTCGACGCCGGTCGGGTTCCACCACCAGTACATGGACCCCGGCATCCCGAGCGGGTTCAAGTTCGTCGCGATGACGAACACCATGTTCCTCCTGCTGCCGAGCCTGCTGACGGCGTTCACCGTCGTCGCCAGCATGGAGCACGGGGCGCGCCAGCGCGGCGGTGAGGGCCGCTTCGGCTGGCTTCGCGCCCTGCCGTGGGATAACCCGGCGTTCGCCGGCTGTGCGCTCGCTGGGCTGATGTTCGCCGCCGGGGGCTTCTCCGGCATGATAAACGCCGGGATGAACATCAACTACCTCATCCACAACACGCTGTGGGTGCCCGGCCACTTCCACCTCACCGTCGGCACCGCGGCCGCCCTGACGTTCATGGCCATCACGTACTGGCTGTGGCCGCAGGTCACCGGCAAGCGCCTGCAGTTCCGCGGCGTCGCGGTCGCCCAACCGTTCGTCTGGTTCCTCGGGATGACGCTCATGTCGAACGCCATGCACCGCGCTGGCCTCGCGAGCCTGCCCCGCCGGACGGCCGAACCCGAGTGGGGGCGCGTCACGGGCATCGCGTACGAGACGCCGTTCGGGACCGTCGCGGAGATGCAGCTCCAGATCGCCATCGGGGCGGTCCTGCTGTTCGTCTCCCTGGGCATGTTCTGGCTCGTGTTCGCCGGGACGTGGAACGCGGACCGCGAGAAGAGCAAGGTCGTCGTCGACGGCTTCATCCCGGAGCCGCTGTCGGGGCCGAGCGATAGCCCGCGCATCCTCGACAACTTCAAGCTGTGGACGGCGCTGGCCATCGTCCTCATCCTGATCGCCTACGGCATCCCGGTCGTGGACCTGCTGGCGGATGGGGCGCTCACGCCGGGCTCGCCGCCGATCAACCCCTGA
- a CDS encoding NCS2 family permease → MGSSESTANQSTSTGGDSWFADYFGFEEHGTNLKTEIVAGITTFLTMSYIVAVNPAIMSNAVQIQGYSQGQVIQMLAVVTILASVVATTVMAFYANRPFAQAPGLGLNAFFAFTVVLGLGIPWQTALAAVFVEGVIFIFLTAVGAREFVIGLIPEPVKFSVGTGIGLFLGIIGLQAMGVVAPDEATMITLGSLAQNPVAIVSVLGLFLTMALYARGVKGSIIVGIALTTIAGFVLSYLGYAPAALSGKFIQEGAFVSSELPAATYDITPLVGAFISGFGNVEAFTFALVVFTFFFVDFFDTAGTLVGVGQAGDFLDEDGELPDIDKPLMADAVGTTAGGILGTSTVTTYIESATGVEEGGRTGMTALVVALLFLLSLAFVPLAAAIPMYASHLALVVIAVLMMRNVVEIDWQDITHAVPAGLTIMIMPFTFSIAYGIAAGILSYPLVKAAAGEFDDISAGQWLLAGAFLVYFVVRTGGVLG, encoded by the coding sequence ATGGGTTCCAGTGAAAGCACGGCAAACCAGTCCACGTCCACGGGTGGGGACAGCTGGTTCGCCGACTACTTCGGCTTCGAGGAGCACGGGACGAACCTGAAAACAGAGATCGTCGCGGGTATCACGACGTTCCTGACGATGAGCTACATCGTCGCCGTCAACCCCGCCATCATGAGCAACGCTGTGCAGATCCAGGGCTACTCCCAGGGACAGGTCATCCAGATGCTGGCGGTCGTCACCATCCTGGCGAGCGTCGTCGCCACGACGGTCATGGCGTTCTACGCGAACAGACCGTTCGCGCAGGCACCGGGGCTCGGCCTGAACGCGTTCTTCGCGTTCACGGTCGTGCTCGGTTTGGGGATACCGTGGCAGACCGCACTCGCCGCGGTGTTCGTGGAGGGCGTCATCTTCATCTTCCTCACCGCGGTCGGCGCGCGTGAGTTCGTCATCGGCCTCATCCCCGAACCGGTCAAGTTCTCGGTCGGGACCGGTATCGGCCTCTTCCTCGGTATCATCGGCCTGCAGGCGATGGGCGTCGTCGCCCCCGACGAGGCGACGATGATCACGCTCGGGTCGCTGGCACAGAACCCGGTCGCCATCGTCTCGGTCCTCGGCCTCTTCCTCACCATGGCGCTGTATGCCCGTGGTGTGAAGGGCTCCATCATCGTCGGCATCGCCCTGACGACCATCGCGGGCTTCGTCCTCTCGTACCTCGGGTACGCCCCGGCGGCACTCTCGGGGAAGTTCATCCAGGAGGGCGCGTTCGTCTCGAGCGAACTCCCCGCGGCCACCTACGACATCACGCCGCTGGTCGGCGCGTTCATCAGCGGCTTCGGCAACGTGGAGGCATTCACCTTCGCGCTCGTCGTCTTCACGTTCTTCTTCGTGGACTTCTTCGACACCGCCGGCACGCTCGTCGGCGTCGGACAGGCGGGTGACTTCCTCGACGAGGACGGCGAACTCCCCGACATCGACAAGCCCCTGATGGCCGACGCGGTCGGCACGACCGCGGGCGGCATCCTCGGCACGTCGACGGTCACGACGTACATCGAGTCCGCGACGGGCGTCGAAGAGGGCGGTCGCACCGGCATGACGGCGCTGGTCGTCGCGCTGCTGTTCCTGCTCTCGCTCGCGTTCGTTCCGCTCGCGGCCGCGATTCCGATGTACGCCTCGCACCTCGCGCTGGTCGTCATCGCGGTCCTGATGATGCGCAACGTCGTCGAGATAGACTGGCAGGACATCACGCACGCGGTGCCGGCCGGCCTGACCATCATGATCATGCCGTTCACGTTCTCCATCGCGTACGGTATCGCGGCAGGTATCCTCAGCTACCCGCTCGTGAAGGCGGCCGCTGGCGAGTTCGACGACATCTCGGCCGGGCAGTGGCTGCTCGCCGGCGCGTTCCTCGTCTACTTCGTCGTCCGCACCGGCGGCGTCCTCGGCTGA
- the thrS gene encoding threonine--tRNA ligase yields the protein MSKSEQQIAVVLPDGSELAVSKGASVEDVAYEIGPGLGKDTVAGKIDGDLVAKEATVYDGAKIEIVTDQSDEYLEVMRHSAAHVLAQAVLREYPDAKLAIGPPTDEGFYYDFDDVDIDSDDLPALEEEMRDIIEADLDIEREVVSYEDAKERLADQPYKLELLDELHDEGKEITFYSQGEFEDLCAGPHVASTGEIGCIELMEIAGAYWRGDEENEMQTRVYGTAFEKESHLEQFLERKEEAERRDHRKIGSEMNLFSIQDVTGPGLPLYHPNGKTILRELERFIEGMNLDAGYEYVETPHVFKTDLWKQSGHYENYHDDMFLFDVGDDEYGLKPMNCPGHAAIYQDHSWSYRELPIRYAENGKVYRKEQRGELSGLSRVWAFTIDDGHLFARPDQIEAEVEAIMDIIMQILDTFGLEFEVALATRPEKSVGSDEIWEQAEEQLTSVLEKRGMDYDLEEGDGAFYGPKIDFAFTDALGRKWDGPTVQLDFNMPERFDLSYVSQENEHERPVMIHRALYGSYERFFMVLIEHFAGKFPFWLAPEQVRILPISDDNLEYAYEVKEQFSEFRVEVNDRDATIERKIRGAHNDRVPYMIIVGDNEEEAGNLSVRDRKERQEYDVDTDEFLEHLRAERDQKHVEPNFLS from the coding sequence ATGTCGAAATCAGAACAACAGATAGCGGTAGTACTACCAGACGGCTCGGAACTCGCGGTCTCGAAAGGGGCGAGCGTCGAGGATGTCGCGTACGAGATCGGCCCCGGTCTCGGGAAGGACACGGTCGCCGGGAAGATCGACGGCGACCTCGTCGCCAAGGAAGCGACCGTCTACGACGGCGCGAAGATCGAGATCGTCACGGACCAGTCCGACGAATACCTCGAAGTCATGCGTCACTCCGCGGCCCACGTCCTCGCACAGGCCGTGCTCCGCGAGTACCCCGACGCGAAGCTCGCCATCGGTCCGCCGACCGACGAGGGCTTCTACTACGACTTCGACGACGTCGACATCGACTCCGACGACCTGCCCGCACTGGAAGAAGAGATGCGCGACATCATCGAGGCCGACCTCGACATCGAGCGCGAGGTCGTGAGCTACGAGGACGCCAAAGAGCGCCTCGCGGACCAGCCCTACAAGCTGGAGCTGCTGGATGAACTCCACGACGAGGGCAAGGAGATCACCTTCTACAGCCAGGGCGAGTTCGAGGACCTCTGTGCCGGCCCGCACGTCGCCTCGACGGGCGAGATCGGCTGCATCGAGCTCATGGAGATCGCCGGCGCGTACTGGCGCGGCGACGAGGAGAACGAGATGCAGACCCGGGTCTACGGGACGGCCTTCGAGAAGGAGTCCCACCTCGAACAGTTCCTCGAGCGAAAGGAGGAGGCCGAGCGACGCGACCACCGCAAGATCGGCAGCGAGATGAACCTCTTCTCCATCCAGGACGTGACGGGACCGGGCCTCCCGCTGTACCACCCGAACGGGAAGACCATCCTGCGCGAACTCGAGCGCTTCATCGAGGGGATGAACCTCGACGCGGGCTACGAGTACGTCGAGACCCCCCACGTGTTCAAGACGGACCTCTGGAAGCAGTCGGGCCACTACGAGAACTACCACGACGACATGTTCCTGTTCGACGTGGGTGACGACGAGTACGGCCTGAAGCCGATGAACTGCCCGGGTCACGCCGCCATCTACCAGGACCACTCCTGGAGCTACCGCGAACTCCCCATCCGCTACGCCGAGAACGGGAAGGTCTACCGCAAGGAACAGCGCGGGGAGCTCTCCGGACTCTCGCGCGTCTGGGCGTTCACCATCGACGACGGCCACCTGTTCGCTCGCCCCGACCAGATCGAGGCGGAGGTCGAGGCCATCATGGACATCATCATGCAGATCCTCGACACCTTCGGGCTGGAGTTCGAGGTCGCGCTCGCGACCCGTCCCGAGAAGTCCGTCGGCAGCGACGAGATCTGGGAGCAGGCCGAGGAGCAGCTTACCTCGGTCCTCGAGAAGCGTGGCATGGACTACGACCTCGAAGAGGGTGACGGCGCGTTCTACGGCCCGAAGATCGACTTCGCGTTCACGGACGCCCTCGGCCGCAAGTGGGACGGCCCGACGGTCCAGCTCGACTTCAACATGCCCGAGCGCTTCGACCTGAGCTACGTCAGTCAGGAGAACGAGCACGAGCGCCCGGTGATGATCCACCGCGCGCTGTACGGCTCCTACGAGCGCTTCTTCATGGTGCTCATCGAGCACTTCGCGGGCAAGTTCCCGTTCTGGCTCGCCCCCGAGCAGGTCCGCATCCTGCCCATCTCGGACGACAACCTCGAGTACGCCTACGAGGTCAAAGAGCAGTTCTCGGAGTTCCGTGTCGAGGTCAACGACCGCGACGCGACCATCGAGCGCAAGATCCGCGGCGCGCACAACGACCGCGTGCCCTACATGATCATCGTGGGCGACAACGAGGAGGAGGCCGGCAACCTCTCCGTGCGTGACCGCAAGGAGCGCCAGGAGTACGACGTCGACACCGACGAGTTCCTCGAGCACCTCCGCGCCGAGCGCGACCAGAAGCACGTCGAGCCGAACTTCCTGAGCTAG
- a CDS encoding DUF4352 domain-containing protein, with product MERRTLIRLLIVVGIGIPLVIEGATFFGLVSNQLFGGEQPADQREPVGIGDEVVLTTEQTERLTDAHFETVDGERRLVLEVTVRNTGNDPYEFRVDGVTLEDGTTLSANASTGRLTRGETATVSASWAVDEGVAVASLNATSVVSADSVTVRNQHSVPLAPVTERDS from the coding sequence ATGGAGCGCCGGACCCTCATCCGACTGCTCATCGTGGTGGGCATCGGCATCCCGCTGGTCATCGAGGGGGCGACGTTCTTCGGGCTGGTCTCGAACCAGCTCTTCGGCGGGGAACAGCCGGCGGACCAGCGTGAGCCCGTCGGTATCGGCGACGAGGTCGTGCTGACGACGGAGCAGACGGAGCGACTCACGGACGCCCACTTCGAGACGGTCGACGGCGAGCGCCGACTGGTCCTCGAGGTGACCGTGCGAAACACCGGCAACGACCCCTACGAGTTCCGGGTCGACGGCGTGACGCTGGAAGACGGCACGACCCTCTCGGCGAACGCCTCGACCGGGAGGCTCACCCGTGGGGAGACGGCCACGGTCTCGGCCTCGTGGGCCGTCGACGAAGGCGTCGCGGTCGCATCGCTGAACGCCACGTCGGTCGTCTCGGCTGACAGCGTCACCGTGAGGAACCAGCACTCCGTGCCACTCGCGCCCGTCACCGAACGGGACAGCTGA
- a CDS encoding phosphoribosyltransferase family protein, producing the protein MNRAEKAALQLRAVDVLQMLKETRTYDELAALTGLPAGDLNRYVNGHVLPSADRAREVVEGVGRDELAAELGARIRVDDEGYVDNSAAVFDQAFLDLVAPVAADAFAFDRPDAVLTAATDGITLAASMASYFGADCVYAKKSKETAVEEFIEARQRLQSGIELTYYLPASALDAGDSVLVVDDLIRSGETQELLLDIVSDAGADVAGVFALIAVGDEGKERAAERTDAPVGALVDVEP; encoded by the coding sequence ATGAACCGAGCCGAGAAGGCGGCCCTCCAGCTGCGCGCCGTCGACGTCCTCCAGATGCTCAAGGAGACGCGGACGTACGACGAGCTGGCGGCGCTGACGGGGCTGCCGGCAGGCGACCTGAACCGCTACGTGAACGGCCACGTCCTCCCGAGCGCCGACCGGGCCCGGGAGGTCGTCGAAGGGGTCGGTCGCGACGAACTCGCCGCGGAACTGGGCGCGCGCATCCGGGTCGACGACGAGGGCTACGTCGACAATAGCGCCGCCGTCTTCGACCAGGCCTTCCTCGACCTCGTCGCGCCGGTCGCCGCCGACGCCTTCGCGTTCGACCGCCCCGACGCCGTCCTGACGGCCGCGACCGACGGTATCACGCTCGCCGCCTCGATGGCGAGCTACTTCGGTGCGGACTGCGTGTACGCGAAGAAGTCGAAGGAGACCGCGGTCGAGGAGTTCATCGAGGCCCGCCAGCGCCTCCAGTCCGGCATCGAACTGACGTACTATCTTCCGGCGTCGGCGCTCGATGCGGGTGACTCCGTCCTCGTCGTTGACGACCTCATCCGGTCGGGCGAGACCCAGGAACTCCTGCTCGACATCGTATCCGACGCGGGTGCCGACGTGGCGGGCGTGTTCGCGCTCATCGCGGTCGGCGACGAGGGCAAGGAACGAGCCGCCGAGCGGACCGACGCACCCGTGGGCGCGCTGGTCGACGTCGAACCCTGA
- a CDS encoding DUF2298 domain-containing protein: MLVSPLVVWLIVLALLATVGGPLAAAALPRSYDRGTAFALPIALVVATLFTYWAGQVSFTTTTVIGAVVLLGGLSLLASRVAPPIPRRTALETAAVFGVAFAAMLALRLVGPAAIPPGGEKFLDYGLLRGVLRADQLPPEDFWFAGERLRYYYGGHLVAGIVAKLSGVEAKYAYNLAIPTFFACIATGAYSLAGTIADARDRSPRAAGLAAVVVVGFGNNLAPLARLFLGVLPDSLVEQYGRAAVAGIRAPTSEALDSVIGYANWGYWNTRYVLDGTLVVSPSWEYVNGDLHAHMMALPFLLLVAALCFAWWRTQSTDPRRWLRLLAVIPVVGLLALTNLWSVPTACGLVALTVACAGDHPFPGLDRGSRLRREVTRHASAAASAVVVGGGGALVAAPFLLDHTPVSRGVGLLPPRSALVPFLLAWGLFAVPFAVVLLPRVLSWTAGSRRRTAGVGIVLLVSVAGLAVDFAALAVLGPLLLAGWVLSRARADFTAALVLAGAGLLLIVELTYARVWPVGGHERWNTVYKVSIQVWTLWGVGLGVVLGRWHDRLHESLRALGQDRDLPAAPSKTVLTSVLLVAVLLSTCAFPVLVYDAQVDPVVSNPGQADLSLDATRYVERAHPNESAAIDWLNQREGTPTILTQAGDETYTWHSAPATLTALPTVVGWEHEAGYRGIEPYESRVNDTATIYSGNWSTSAQLLARYDVRYVYVGPDERRQYDQPTLTHPDRNLVAFEEKPGITVAHRSGTVTIYAVNETAMCAAENVSCP, translated from the coding sequence ACCCTGTTCACCTACTGGGCTGGACAGGTCAGCTTCACAACTACTACGGTCATCGGAGCGGTGGTGCTCCTCGGCGGTCTGAGCCTCCTCGCGAGCCGAGTCGCACCACCCATCCCGCGCAGAACCGCCCTCGAAACAGCCGCGGTGTTCGGTGTCGCCTTCGCGGCCATGCTCGCGCTCCGGCTCGTCGGCCCTGCCGCCATCCCGCCGGGCGGCGAGAAGTTCCTCGACTACGGCCTCCTCCGTGGCGTCCTGCGCGCCGACCAGCTTCCGCCCGAGGACTTCTGGTTCGCGGGCGAGCGACTGCGCTACTACTACGGCGGCCACCTCGTCGCGGGAATCGTCGCGAAGCTGTCCGGCGTCGAGGCGAAGTACGCCTACAACCTGGCGATACCGACCTTCTTCGCCTGCATCGCGACGGGTGCGTACAGTCTCGCGGGGACCATCGCCGACGCGCGGGACCGGTCGCCCCGGGCCGCTGGACTCGCTGCCGTCGTCGTGGTCGGGTTCGGGAACAACCTCGCACCCCTCGCCCGGCTGTTCCTCGGGGTCCTGCCCGACTCGCTCGTCGAGCAGTACGGTCGAGCCGCCGTCGCGGGAATCCGCGCACCCACCAGCGAGGCACTCGACAGTGTCATCGGCTACGCGAACTGGGGCTACTGGAACACCCGGTACGTGCTGGACGGGACGCTCGTCGTCTCGCCCTCGTGGGAGTACGTCAACGGTGACCTCCACGCCCACATGATGGCACTGCCGTTCCTCCTGCTGGTCGCGGCGCTCTGTTTCGCGTGGTGGCGGACCCAGAGCACCGACCCGCGGCGCTGGCTCCGTCTGCTCGCGGTGATTCCGGTCGTCGGCCTCCTCGCACTGACGAACCTCTGGAGCGTCCCGACCGCCTGCGGTCTCGTCGCCCTCACGGTCGCCTGTGCGGGCGACCACCCGTTCCCCGGGCTCGACCGGGGGAGTCGCTTGCGGCGGGAGGTGACCAGACATGCCTCCGCGGCCGCGAGCGCCGTCGTGGTCGGGGGCGGCGGCGCGCTCGTCGCGGCACCGTTCCTGCTCGACCACACGCCGGTGAGTCGTGGCGTCGGCCTGTTGCCACCGCGGAGCGCACTCGTGCCGTTCCTCCTCGCCTGGGGCCTGTTCGCCGTCCCCTTCGCGGTCGTCCTGCTGCCGCGGGTGCTGTCGTGGACGGCGGGCTCTCGGCGGCGAACCGCGGGCGTCGGCATCGTGCTGCTGGTGTCGGTCGCTGGTCTCGCCGTCGACTTCGCAGCCCTCGCCGTCCTCGGCCCCCTGCTCCTGGCGGGCTGGGTGCTCTCGCGGGCCCGGGCCGACTTCACCGCCGCACTCGTGCTCGCGGGGGCGGGGCTGTTGCTCATCGTGGAACTCACCTACGCCCGGGTGTGGCCGGTCGGCGGCCACGAACGGTGGAACACGGTCTACAAGGTATCCATACAGGTCTGGACGTTGTGGGGCGTCGGGCTGGGTGTCGTGCTCGGCCGGTGGCACGACCGACTGCACGAGTCGCTGCGGGCGCTCGGACAGGACCGGGACCTCCCGGCAGCACCCTCGAAGACCGTCCTGACGAGCGTCCTGCTCGTCGCCGTCCTGCTCTCGACCTGCGCGTTCCCGGTGCTCGTCTACGACGCCCAGGTCGACCCGGTCGTCTCGAACCCCGGGCAGGCAGACCTCTCGCTCGACGCGACGCGATACGTCGAGCGCGCCCATCCGAACGAATCCGCGGCCATCGACTGGCTGAACCAGCGAGAAGGCACGCCGACCATCCTCACCCAGGCCGGCGACGAGACGTACACGTGGCACTCCGCACCGGCGACCCTGACCGCCCTCCCGACCGTCGTCGGCTGGGAGCACGAGGCCGGCTATCGCGGCATAGAACCGTACGAGAGCCGGGTTAACGACACCGCGACGATATACAGCGGTAACTGGTCAACGTCGGCGCAGCTGCTGGCCAGATACGACGTTCGCTACGTCTACGTCGGGCCCGACGAGCGCCGCCAGTACGACCAGCCGACGCTCACGCATCCGGACCGGAACCTGGTCGCGTTCGAAGAGAAACCGGGAATCACGGTCGCCCACCGGAGCGGGACCGTGACCATCTACGCCGTCAACGAGACGGCGATGTGTGCCGCTGAGAATGTGAGTTGTCCGTGA